One Aciduliprofundum boonei T469 genomic region harbors:
- a CDS encoding DNA-directed DNA polymerase, which produces MYWDVRLLTASYSREEDGVVVELYGKTREGKSIVVRYKGFKPYFYLVEPPSTILEKFSQDPEIYKMEEVELWHKGKVRKCVKVTLHSPWKTPRYRREALEFCDVLAADIPFHQRFIYDFDLGSCVRVYGKEEEKGKYTTELVVNAEKFENIGDFKPPLKILSFDIENSMKNGRIFTIGIAIWENGEIRKESIEGDEKDILWKFLEMIWKEDPDIITGYNIDGYDLELLSERYKKYGMDFLIGRDKSKPQRIVGQFWRLHGRVIEDAWWAVKKELRLKQETLQAVAMHLFGEGKLDVDRTNIDEEWEKDKEKVIEYCKKDAELALRILLQIGIINKYLDLATVTKFPLEDVIHSGTSTWVDSLLIREADRHNIGVPLQGQERKSRKIEGGYVHTIEPGLYHWVCVLDFKSMYPSIIIKYNICFTTLSKDGDIVSPTGVRFLSKEKREGLIPKLLAELMKKRDELKRKMKEDPDNRDYYNGLQKAVKILMNTFYGVLASSFYRFTNPDIGASITAFARDTIKRIIAELESEGIKVVYGDTDSVFFQSPYEDLENTIEFGMRKAEEISRREKLILEFEKILEPFFSHGAKKRYVGRIIWPDEEKGNMVVRGYEIRRTDSFDLQSEAQRAVFEKILDGDIQGAIELAREIVSKVRAGKVPIESLVISRTVKDFKFYKNPDSMPNVQAARKLIKMGQEFIPGMKVAWIVVNARGSKQDVEPYIPGMEFNRKPDYRYYARRVAETLARITDVFGVDEENLLTGSRQISLGAFGKEKKKKTLFDFE; this is translated from the coding sequence GTGTACTGGGATGTTCGGCTACTAACAGCTTCGTATTCGAGAGAGGAAGATGGGGTAGTTGTAGAACTATACGGAAAGACGAGGGAAGGAAAAAGTATAGTGGTTCGGTACAAGGGATTTAAGCCCTACTTCTACCTTGTTGAACCACCATCCACGATTTTAGAGAAATTCTCGCAGGACCCAGAGATATACAAAATGGAAGAGGTGGAGTTATGGCACAAGGGCAAGGTGAGGAAATGTGTTAAAGTCACTTTGCATTCCCCTTGGAAAACTCCTAGGTATAGGAGAGAGGCTCTGGAGTTCTGCGATGTTCTCGCCGCTGATATTCCTTTTCATCAGCGCTTTATATACGATTTTGACCTTGGCTCTTGCGTGAGAGTTTATGGAAAGGAGGAAGAAAAGGGGAAATACACGACGGAACTCGTAGTAAATGCAGAAAAATTTGAGAACATTGGAGATTTTAAACCACCATTGAAAATTCTCAGTTTTGATATAGAGAACTCTATGAAGAATGGCAGGATATTCACCATAGGCATAGCCATCTGGGAAAATGGAGAGATAAGGAAAGAAAGCATTGAAGGCGATGAAAAAGATATTTTGTGGAAATTTCTTGAGATGATATGGAAAGAGGACCCGGATATAATCACGGGGTACAATATTGATGGTTATGATTTAGAATTATTATCGGAGAGATACAAGAAGTACGGGATGGATTTTTTGATAGGGAGAGACAAGAGCAAGCCTCAGAGGATTGTGGGGCAATTCTGGAGATTGCATGGAAGGGTGATAGAAGATGCATGGTGGGCTGTGAAGAAAGAGTTGCGATTAAAGCAAGAAACTTTACAAGCTGTGGCCATGCACTTATTTGGCGAGGGAAAGCTGGATGTTGATAGAACGAATATTGACGAGGAGTGGGAAAAAGATAAGGAAAAGGTCATAGAGTATTGCAAGAAAGATGCTGAGCTGGCTTTGAGAATTCTACTTCAGATTGGAATAATAAATAAATACCTTGATTTAGCCACAGTTACAAAATTTCCGCTGGAGGATGTTATACATTCAGGCACTTCAACTTGGGTAGATTCCCTGCTGATAAGGGAGGCAGATAGACATAATATAGGTGTGCCTTTACAAGGGCAGGAGAGAAAGAGCAGGAAGATAGAAGGGGGCTATGTGCATACAATAGAGCCTGGTCTCTATCATTGGGTATGTGTTTTAGATTTCAAGAGTATGTATCCAAGCATCATAATAAAGTACAATATCTGCTTCACTACGCTTAGTAAAGATGGAGACATAGTGAGCCCTACAGGTGTGAGATTTTTGAGCAAGGAGAAAAGAGAAGGGCTTATACCAAAACTTCTTGCAGAGCTCATGAAGAAGAGGGATGAGTTAAAGCGGAAAATGAAGGAAGACCCTGATAATAGAGATTATTATAATGGCTTGCAGAAGGCGGTAAAAATACTTATGAACACATTTTATGGTGTTTTAGCATCATCATTTTACAGATTCACAAATCCGGATATTGGGGCGAGCATAACCGCATTTGCAAGGGACACAATAAAGAGAATAATTGCAGAGCTTGAAAGCGAGGGAATAAAAGTGGTTTATGGAGACACAGATAGTGTTTTCTTCCAATCTCCATATGAGGATTTAGAGAATACGATTGAGTTCGGAATGAGAAAAGCGGAGGAAATATCAAGGAGAGAGAAGTTAATTTTAGAATTTGAAAAAATTCTTGAGCCATTCTTTTCGCATGGGGCAAAGAAGAGGTATGTGGGCAGGATAATATGGCCCGATGAGGAGAAGGGCAATATGGTTGTTCGCGGCTACGAGATTCGCCGCACTGACTCTTTTGATTTGCAGAGCGAGGCACAGAGAGCTGTGTTTGAAAAAATTTTGGATGGGGATATCCAAGGTGCCATAGAATTGGCGAGAGAAATAGTATCTAAGGTTCGCGCTGGAAAAGTGCCCATTGAAAGCTTGGTCATATCTCGGACTGTGAAAGATTTCAAATTCTACAAGAATCCAGATAGTATGCCCAATGTTCAAGCAGCAAGAAAATTGATAAAGATGGGGCAAGAATTCATACCCGGAATGAAAGTTGCATGGATTGTGGTCAATGCAAGGGGCTCTAAGCAGGATGTAGAGCCTTACATACCGGGAATGGAATTTAATAGGAAGCCAGATTACAGGTACTACGCAAGGAGAGTGGCAGAGACATTAGCGAGGATTACGGATGTTTTTGGTGTGGATGAGGAAAATCTGCTCACTGGAAGCAGGCAGATAAGCTTGGGTGCATTTGGCAAGGAGAAAAAGAAAAAAACGCTGTTTGATTTTGAGTAA
- the flaJ gene encoding archaellar assembly protein FlaJ translates to MAGIMEKFARLYASFDIPWRKYIMMYAMPILLTTIFVTIYLSIAISFFTQFPFIIILYMIPAFGVMLVMFFPLLKGEKRKKEIERYMHLFITRMAVLASTRLPRKEIFRILSEVREYGALSDEVAKIYNLMEYWNLSLPDATRIVAKKCPSVELADFLDRLAHSADAGEDFEVFLEKERTVVMETYAIKYEAALSQMDVYKETFVSMLISMLFFAVFVAILPMFTTGDMTIFLFLTLLGFLTVESIMLYAIKVRLPEDEVWHNRKDVRSPHEMKLLRVLPFTYLAVIILFLITYFLGLPLALVIAISIVPLFYPGYLIHTAESDLINCDTNYDAFIRAVGSYIEAKGSDVTAMERLRKHDFGKLTKYIDTLYKRLLTRIDKKMAWRYFAGETGSNLISKFTDMFVTGLDMGGNPRRISKIISESYVRMIGLRKKRFQSAANLTGILYGLMVGMAFTLYTTLNLMKMMASMIKYYPVNLEKYIHIPLLSAHFPIQTANVVFLLLLVIHALVSSMIIKIVSGSHKHSIYLHFSMLVWIGIMVSYFTNWAVGRVLTF, encoded by the coding sequence ATGGCAGGGATCATGGAGAAATTTGCAAGGTTATACGCCTCTTTCGACATTCCTTGGCGCAAATATATAATGATGTACGCTATGCCCATACTTTTAACAACGATATTTGTAACTATATACCTCTCAATAGCCATATCATTTTTCACACAATTTCCTTTCATAATCATACTCTATATGATTCCAGCTTTTGGCGTAATGCTCGTTATGTTTTTCCCATTGCTGAAGGGAGAGAAGAGAAAGAAGGAAATTGAAAGGTATATGCATCTATTCATCACAAGAATGGCCGTTCTGGCATCTACAAGATTACCCAGAAAGGAGATTTTCAGAATTCTCTCGGAAGTTAGGGAGTATGGGGCCCTAAGCGATGAAGTTGCAAAAATATACAATCTTATGGAGTACTGGAATTTGAGCTTGCCCGATGCTACAAGGATAGTTGCTAAGAAATGTCCAAGTGTAGAGCTTGCAGATTTCTTAGATCGCTTGGCCCATAGTGCAGATGCAGGTGAGGATTTTGAAGTGTTCTTGGAGAAGGAGAGAACGGTGGTTATGGAGACATATGCCATAAAATATGAAGCTGCCCTATCTCAAATGGATGTCTATAAAGAAACTTTCGTATCTATGCTCATCTCTATGCTATTCTTTGCAGTATTCGTTGCTATCCTGCCCATGTTCACCACAGGTGATATGACGATATTCCTCTTCCTCACCCTCTTAGGATTCTTGACTGTGGAGAGTATAATGCTCTATGCTATTAAAGTGAGATTACCTGAGGATGAGGTTTGGCACAATAGAAAAGATGTGCGCTCTCCACATGAGATGAAACTTCTTAGGGTGCTTCCCTTCACATACCTTGCCGTTATAATTCTATTTTTAATCACATATTTTTTAGGATTACCATTGGCCCTTGTGATTGCGATATCAATCGTGCCTTTATTCTATCCTGGCTATTTAATTCATACTGCAGAGAGTGATTTGATTAATTGCGATACTAACTATGATGCATTTATCCGTGCGGTTGGAAGCTACATTGAAGCGAAGGGCAGTGATGTTACAGCCATGGAGAGATTGAGAAAGCATGATTTTGGAAAGCTAACGAAGTACATCGACACTTTATATAAGAGACTGCTGACAAGAATAGACAAGAAAATGGCCTGGCGCTATTTTGCAGGAGAGACGGGGAGCAATTTAATTTCAAAATTCACAGATATGTTTGTCACGGGCTTGGATATGGGTGGAAATCCAAGAAGGATTTCCAAGATAATAAGTGAATCTTATGTTAGGATGATAGGCTTGAGAAAGAAGAGATTCCAATCGGCAGCCAATTTAACAGGTATACTCTATGGCCTTATGGTAGGCATGGCTTTTACTCTTTATACAACCCTTAACCTGATGAAGATGATGGCCTCGATGATAAAATACTATCCTGTGAATCTGGAGAAATACATACATATTCCACTTTTATCCGCTCATTTTCCAATTCAAACCGCAAATGTAGTATTTCTTCTTCTCTTAGTTATCCATGCTCTCGTTTCTTCAATGATAATAAAGATCGTAAGCGGTTCGCATAAGCATAGCATATACCTGCATTTCTCCATGCTTGTCTGGATAGGCATAATGGTATCCTACTTTACAAACTGGGCTGTAGGGAGGGTTCTAACCTTTTAA
- a CDS encoding type II/IV secretion system ATPase subunit, whose protein sequence is MAMGMKVDLAIKRNPHLGRYIEKVRKELNETPEFYEQLSRDMKDLDWVNLIYPVGDPIFIHIYGRRGDRKYRVIQPELTDEEKIKYNKIRELIFIKAGYEPPHKTKEEFERQLERLLKDSVVLVEEPVPFEEKKGFMSMFRKIKVAVTQEEYDKIEYYLKRDIIESGPLEPLLRDPYIEDIHAIGIEPVHLIHKVFETMETNVQFSSYDELDSYLRGMSERMGRPVSTGRPIVDGALPDGSRINIIYADDVSIKGASFTIRKFAAEPLSVTQLVKWGTFSAEIAAYLWMAIEYGKSLFISGETASGKTTTLNAIIPFIRYNYKVFTAEDTPEVHVPHEIWQRLLTREAGPEESRVEMFDLLKAALRSRPNYIIVGEIRGAEGNVAFQAMQTGHPVMATFHASSIKRMIQRLSSPPISVPVTFMDNLNIGVFQQAVYLKGRTLRRVLSVEEILGYSSELGGVMTKAVFVWDPLRDEHIFRGLNNSYILEEKIAPLLGYDDPRKIYNDLFLRAKIIKKMIEHNIFRYRDVVKIIVDFQKFGVEKLPFTV, encoded by the coding sequence ATGGCCATGGGGATGAAGGTTGACCTGGCAATAAAGAGAAATCCACATTTAGGAAGGTACATAGAAAAAGTAAGAAAAGAATTAAACGAGACACCCGAGTTCTATGAACAACTATCGAGGGATATGAAAGACCTTGACTGGGTCAACCTGATATACCCTGTGGGAGACCCCATATTCATCCACATTTACGGGAGGAGAGGAGATAGAAAATATCGTGTTATACAGCCAGAGCTTACCGATGAGGAGAAAATAAAATACAATAAGATCAGGGAATTGATATTCATAAAGGCAGGATACGAGCCGCCCCATAAGACCAAGGAGGAGTTTGAAAGGCAGTTAGAGAGATTGCTCAAGGATTCTGTTGTTCTTGTGGAAGAGCCGGTGCCCTTTGAAGAGAAGAAGGGTTTTATGAGCATGTTCAGAAAAATAAAAGTAGCTGTTACGCAAGAGGAATACGATAAAATTGAGTATTATCTAAAGAGGGATATAATTGAAAGTGGCCCACTAGAGCCACTGCTTAGGGATCCCTACATAGAAGATATCCATGCCATAGGAATAGAGCCAGTGCATCTGATTCACAAAGTATTTGAGACTATGGAGACAAATGTGCAGTTTTCAAGTTATGATGAATTGGATTCTTATTTGAGGGGAATGAGCGAGAGAATGGGCAGACCTGTTAGCACGGGAAGACCAATAGTAGATGGGGCTTTGCCAGATGGCTCCAGAATTAATATTATCTATGCGGATGATGTTAGTATTAAGGGTGCATCTTTCACAATAAGAAAATTTGCGGCAGAGCCATTGAGCGTGACGCAATTGGTGAAGTGGGGAACATTCTCGGCCGAGATAGCAGCTTATCTATGGATGGCTATTGAGTATGGGAAGAGCCTGTTCATCTCAGGAGAAACTGCAAGCGGTAAAACTACAACGCTTAACGCTATAATTCCGTTTATAAGATATAATTACAAGGTATTCACCGCGGAGGATACGCCCGAGGTGCATGTACCTCACGAGATTTGGCAGAGATTGTTAACCCGTGAAGCTGGTCCCGAAGAATCTCGTGTAGAAATGTTCGATTTACTAAAAGCCGCTTTGAGAAGTAGGCCCAATTACATAATTGTGGGAGAAATAAGAGGGGCAGAAGGTAATGTGGCTTTCCAAGCAATGCAGACAGGACACCCGGTTATGGCTACATTTCACGCATCATCCATTAAGAGAATGATACAACGTTTAAGCTCTCCTCCAATTAGCGTGCCTGTTACATTTATGGATAATCTAAACATAGGTGTTTTCCAGCAAGCTGTGTATTTAAAGGGCAGAACTTTGAGAAGGGTACTCTCCGTGGAAGAGATATTGGGTTATTCGAGCGAGCTTGGAGGCGTTATGACAAAGGCAGTTTTTGTATGGGACCCGCTCAGGGATGAGCATATATTCAGGGGTTTGAATAACTCATACATCCTTGAGGAGAAAATTGCACCACTCTTGGGTTATGATGACCCGCGCAAGATATACAACGATTTATTCCTCAGAGCAAAGATAATCAAGAAGATGATCGAGCACAACATATTCCGATATAGGGATGTGGTGAAGATAATAGTGGATTTTCAGAAATTTGGAGTGGAGAAACTGCCATTCACGGTGTGA
- a CDS encoding ATPase domain-containing protein, which yields MYRIKIERDELHSRLGGGFPEGSLVLIEGENGSGKSALTQRFAYGFLMNGHTVTIISTELTVRDFIKQMYSLNYPIASFLLHNRLVFVPVYPIIGNMRNRKDFLGRLMSSPSLFKTDIIIIDTLSSLVKASLNVESRSVQLLSFFKRLMALDRTIILNVEKGVMKEEILAPFRAAANVYLETSINKIGGMVNRIAFVRRYANAQGRVENTIAFRVEAGTGIILEIMAIS from the coding sequence ATGTACAGGATAAAAATTGAGAGGGATGAACTGCATTCGCGCTTGGGGGGAGGATTTCCAGAGGGCTCATTAGTTTTGATTGAGGGAGAGAACGGTAGCGGTAAGAGCGCATTAACGCAAAGATTTGCCTATGGATTTTTGATGAATGGGCATACTGTTACCATAATATCCACAGAGTTAACTGTGAGAGATTTCATAAAGCAGATGTACTCTCTAAACTATCCAATTGCGAGTTTCTTGCTCCATAATCGCCTTGTTTTTGTTCCAGTGTATCCTATAATTGGAAATATGCGCAATAGAAAGGATTTCCTGGGTAGATTGATGTCCTCACCTTCTCTATTCAAAACAGACATAATTATAATCGACACCTTATCCTCCTTGGTAAAGGCAAGTTTAAATGTTGAATCACGCTCTGTGCAGTTGCTTTCATTCTTTAAAAGATTGATGGCTCTTGATAGAACTATAATATTGAATGTGGAAAAGGGGGTGATGAAAGAAGAGATATTGGCACCTTTTAGGGCAGCAGCTAATGTATATCTGGAAACTTCTATAAACAAAATAGGGGGAATGGTGAACAGAATTGCTTTTGTTAGAAGATACGCAAATGCTCAGGGCAGAGTTGAGAATACTATAGCATTCAGAGTTGAAGCTGGAACCGGGATCATATTGGAGATAATGGCAATCTCGTAA
- a CDS encoding flagellar protein G: protein MGLSTSATHIIFFIASVVIAASFVGVAANAILNISNGIQDRGNMLADQLSGSFEIINDPTHMSNNPLILYLKNTGKVPLSTAHITILIDGINEDNYTVSNDTWMPGDTITLTVNVDLASGDHVVKVVLENGISDTFYFKV, encoded by the coding sequence ATGGGTCTGAGCACAAGTGCCACTCATATAATATTCTTCATCGCTTCCGTAGTAATAGCCGCTAGCTTTGTGGGAGTGGCAGCTAATGCCATACTAAACATCTCAAATGGTATACAGGATAGAGGAAATATGCTGGCAGATCAGCTCTCTGGAAGCTTTGAGATAATCAACGATCCTACTCATATGAGTAATAACCCATTGATTCTCTATCTCAAGAATACGGGAAAGGTGCCATTGAGTACAGCCCATATAACTATTCTCATAGACGGTATAAATGAGGATAACTACACGGTGAGCAATGATACATGGATGCCAGGAGATACGATTACTCTGACTGTTAATGTGGATCTTGCATCGGGGGATCATGTGGTAAAGGTTGTGCTTGAAAACGGAATATCAGATACCTTCTACTTCAAGGTGTGA